The following proteins are encoded in a genomic region of Pseudomonas saponiphila:
- a CDS encoding PLP-dependent aminotransferase family protein, producing MTNLLLYQRIAQQLAEDIRRGVYQPGERVPSVRKMSSQLNVSHATVLQAYANLEDQGLIRARPQSGYYVHQTPALTAPTPDIARVERPGLVTRSSIIQQVLVESRREGVFPLGAAVPSVDYLPVRALHQQLAKVTRFHSPRAFSYMFSPGFEPLRRQVAIRMRDAGVVVDPSEVVITHGCVDALQMSLRVLTRPGDLIAAESPTYYGLLQLADLLGLKVIEIPSDPSTGMSLEALQLAANQWSIKALVLTTRLSNPLGGTMPEERQKQLLRLASDFDIQVVEDDIYGELMFEVGRTKALKAYDRLDRVIYCSSFSKTLSPGVRIGWMIAGKYQQEIQRLQTFSTHSACSVTQMGVAAYLENGGYDRHLRYIRQEYRKNLSAFQLAVQQYFPEGTQITRPNGGFILWVSLPGRVNTQELHVRALQQGISIAPGLIFSNTEQFNHCVRLNCGTPWNREAERALMTLGMLASQLCQEAAGGF from the coding sequence ATGACCAATCTCTTGCTCTATCAACGTATCGCTCAGCAGCTGGCTGAGGATATTCGCCGTGGTGTCTACCAGCCGGGGGAGCGCGTGCCGTCGGTACGCAAGATGAGCTCGCAGCTCAACGTCAGCCACGCCACGGTGCTCCAGGCCTATGCCAACCTCGAGGACCAGGGGCTGATCCGCGCGCGTCCCCAGTCCGGTTACTACGTGCACCAGACGCCGGCGCTGACTGCGCCCACGCCGGACATCGCCCGGGTCGAGCGTCCGGGGCTGGTGACCCGCAGCAGCATTATCCAGCAGGTGTTGGTGGAGTCCCGTCGCGAAGGGGTCTTTCCTCTGGGGGCGGCAGTGCCCAGCGTCGACTACCTGCCGGTGCGGGCATTGCACCAGCAATTGGCCAAGGTCACGCGGTTTCACAGCCCACGGGCGTTCAGCTACATGTTCAGTCCCGGCTTCGAGCCACTGCGACGCCAGGTGGCGATTCGCATGCGTGACGCCGGGGTGGTGGTCGACCCTTCGGAAGTAGTGATCACTCACGGATGTGTCGATGCCCTGCAGATGTCGCTGCGGGTCCTGACCCGGCCGGGAGATCTGATTGCCGCGGAATCGCCGACCTATTACGGATTGCTGCAACTGGCGGACTTGCTGGGGCTCAAGGTCATCGAGATTCCCAGCGATCCTTCCACCGGGATGAGCCTCGAAGCGCTGCAACTGGCGGCCAACCAGTGGTCGATCAAGGCCCTGGTCCTGACGACGCGTCTGAGCAACCCCCTGGGCGGCACCATGCCGGAGGAACGGCAGAAGCAGTTGCTGCGTCTGGCATCGGACTTCGATATCCAGGTGGTCGAGGACGATATCTACGGCGAGTTGATGTTCGAGGTAGGGCGCACCAAGGCCCTCAAGGCCTATGACCGCCTGGACCGGGTGATCTACTGCTCGAGTTTCTCCAAGACCCTGTCACCGGGGGTGCGCATCGGCTGGATGATCGCTGGCAAGTACCAGCAGGAGATCCAGCGCCTGCAGACCTTCAGTACTCATTCGGCGTGCAGCGTGACCCAGATGGGCGTTGCGGCGTACCTGGAGAACGGCGGCTATGACCGGCATTTACGCTACATCCGCCAGGAATACCGCAAGAACCTCAGCGCCTTTCAACTGGCGGTGCAGCAGTACTTTCCGGAAGGCACGCAGATTACTCGGCCCAATGGCGGTTTCATTCTCTGGGTCAGCCTGCCTGGGCGGGTCAACACCCAGGAACTGCATGTGCGGGCCCTGCAACAGGGCATCAGCATTGCCCCGGGGTTGATCTTCAGTAACACCGAGCAGTTCAACCACTGCGTGCGGCTCAATTGCGGCACCCCCTGGAATCGTGAGGCCGAGCGGGCCTTGATGACCCTGGGCATGCTCGCCAGCCAGTTGTGCCAGGAGGCAGCCGGCGGTTTTTAA
- a CDS encoding DUF4398 domain-containing protein translates to MTIRPLFPALALLAMAGCATDPAPTEQMRLTAQALEQAKAVGASAEAMPELKLAEDKFSRAQGNMQDESYKKARMRAEQAELDARLAEAKVLTQKSQEQVNELNTRITRLRKQLGDAQ, encoded by the coding sequence GTGACTATTCGACCTCTTTTCCCTGCCCTGGCCCTGTTGGCCATGGCGGGTTGTGCAACCGATCCGGCGCCCACCGAGCAAATGCGCCTCACTGCCCAGGCACTGGAGCAAGCCAAGGCCGTGGGAGCCTCGGCCGAGGCGATGCCTGAGTTGAAACTGGCCGAAGACAAGTTCTCCCGGGCTCAGGGCAATATGCAGGATGAGTCCTACAAGAAGGCGCGGATGCGTGCCGAACAGGCAGAACTGGATGCTCGGCTGGCCGAGGCCAAGGTCCTGACCCAGAAGAGCCAGGAACAGGTGAACGAGCTCAACACCCGCATCACCCGCCTGCGCAAGCAACTGGGAGATGCCCAATGA
- a CDS encoding OmpA family protein, which translates to MSLSTRIFGGALLLACAGLYGCAGQHSEEALQQAGADFQKVKEDSNVLRIAPKDVIRAGESLARADRLSTYWGSGADVEHYAYLSRRYSEIAREHTDQALNQERAAKLELERQRLQLALREAKLLSVQQQGKWLEEQIISLATTQTDRGLVMTLGDVLFDTGEAELKNSANRTVLKVVQFLQLNPKRVVRIEGYTDNTGERQNNLQLSRDRAQAVADVLVDLGIDEKRIQVEGYGDDYPVEANASERGRAQNRRVEIVFSDEKGQLGAAR; encoded by the coding sequence ATGAGCCTGTCGACCCGGATCTTCGGTGGCGCGTTGCTGTTGGCCTGCGCCGGTCTCTATGGTTGTGCCGGCCAGCACAGCGAGGAAGCCCTGCAGCAAGCCGGTGCCGACTTCCAGAAGGTCAAGGAGGACTCCAATGTGTTGCGGATCGCGCCCAAGGACGTGATACGCGCCGGAGAATCCCTGGCCCGTGCCGATCGGCTGTCGACCTACTGGGGCAGCGGTGCCGATGTGGAGCACTATGCCTACCTGAGTCGTCGCTACAGCGAGATTGCCCGGGAGCACACGGATCAGGCGTTGAACCAGGAGCGCGCCGCCAAGCTCGAACTGGAACGACAACGCCTGCAACTGGCCCTGCGTGAGGCCAAACTGTTGAGTGTGCAACAGCAGGGCAAGTGGCTGGAGGAGCAGATCATCAGCCTGGCGACCACCCAGACCGACCGTGGCCTGGTGATGACACTGGGCGACGTGCTGTTTGACACCGGCGAGGCCGAATTGAAGAACTCGGCCAATCGCACTGTGCTCAAGGTGGTGCAGTTTCTGCAACTGAACCCAAAGCGTGTCGTGCGCATTGAGGGCTACACCGACAACACCGGTGAACGTCAGAACAATCTGCAGCTGTCGCGCGATCGAGCCCAGGCCGTGGCAGACGTGTTGGTGGATCTGGGGATCGACGAGAAGCGGATCCAGGTCGAAGGATACGGTGACGACTACCCGGTGGAAGCCAATGCCTCCGAGCGTGGCCGGGCGCAGAACCGGCGGGTGGAGATCGTCTTCTCCGACGAAAAGGGCCAGCTGGGCGCCGCTCGCTGA